TCTCAATCATCTTTGATAATCATCGTTCAATATAATGATGGAGAGAATTCTTCTTCCTTACAGCTCCACAAGCAGTTCCAACAAATTAGAAGGCGGCTTGGTTTCTCCACGGTTCCTTCTGGCGATCCCGCAGGATTCCCTCCCGTTTCGCAGCCTTCTAGGCATTGCGGAGTCGGGGCAACTAGGGCTCTTGTTAGATCTGCTAGGATTGGGTCCTAGTAGTCTAGGTTTGTGTGTCCTTTGCCAGTGTCTGGACGGTGGAGGCgctagcgagtgtggaataagtCCCTATGTGCCTATCCCTGTCTCGTCTGCGTCCGCTCCGACGTCGGCAACGTGCGTCCCGTGGATTTGGTCGCACATATCTATCGAGTTGTCGCTTTTCGCGGCGGTGCTGGCCACGAAGCCCGAAATAATTGTGCTTTGAAGTTTTCAAGCCTGGAGGAGTCTATGGGAGGAGCGCAAGATCCAACTCCTCTCTTCGTCAAGCTTCAAGACGGCGGCCCCTCCATCTCCATCAGGTTTGGTTTGTGGGTCCATAGGAAGATTTCTTTGGGGTGTGTCCCCAGCCGATGGAATTTCAGCGACGACTTTGTCTCACCTCCAGCGTGGGCTTCTACTATGGTGTTCGAAACCATTTTTGGCGTTTGGATTGGGAGCTACGAGCTTGTGGCTAATGATGGCGAACATCAGAATGTAGTTGTGACTTTTCTGGAGTTGAAGACCCTTCTGATTTCTGTTGCATTTGTTTCTTGGGTGGCATTGTGGATCTTTGTGCTCCTTGACGCATAATCtttacctactaataaagcacgCATTTCTTCTTTCGGGTTCATCGTTGTGGCGtttttgcagaaaagtccctTCGCCTTTGGTATTACACCCTCCACCAGCGAGCGCTCGCGTTTGTCTCGAGCTCCGCTAGAGGGCGCACGAGGCGAAGCGGCAGAGGGACAGAGCCCTGCTGGGGGCGGAGGTAGGCGACGTTGTGCGGGTGGTCAGCCGGCGCCGGTGGCCGGAGGTGCAGAGGAGAAGGGCGCAAGGGAGAGAAGCCATGGAAGGAGAGGAGACGGCCTAAGAGGGGAAGGAATGGGCCATTCGGCGGGGAAGCAGCGGCTCGCCAGAGCGGGGGCAAGGAGGTGCGAGATCGGGCGAGGTGCTCTGGCGGCGGCTAGTGCGCGTAGGGATCAAACAGAAGGGGCGAACTGGGGattagggatgtaagtggcaaataaacggcATCCGCCAGTcacatctagttagtttttgctagctcgctagttcatttttctcaaaaaacaaaaactcttttgaactatcataccactagtggagtTTAATCGAGATTAAACGGGATCCAGTTGACATCCCTACTGGGGATCGAGCAGAGACGCTCTCCCCTAGCGCTAGGGTTGTTAGCGGGGGTAAAGGTGGACTACGGCTGGGCCGATTCGGCTAGCTTGACCAAATGCGGGGGCGGCTAGGAGGGTCGCCCACTCGACCGGCCCACTGCGAATAATTTTTAATCGAGCTGAAAATTTGCATGTATTTGAGCAGGGATTTAAAAATATTTAAGCATAAATTTGTGAAGGTGTTGTagggagcttgaagaagggtacaAGATGTGTATTTTTTAAAGAATACCTTTTACACAAAATGCTTTTGTTTGAGCCAAGTCCAAATAATGCAAAAAATGAATTCGAATAGTGAAAAAAAATCTCACTCGGTCTGATGATAGCGCAAAGCTCAAGGAGGCGCAGTTGGAGGACCTGAATGTGGCTTCACAATTTTTTCAATTGTGGACGCCAAAAATCCTACCATCATCTATGACGGTGGCGAACATTAAAAGTGACAACATAAATGAGTCACTAGAAATGTGCAATTATTTTTTCCTTTTGGTGCAACACATAAATAAACACATTAAATTGTTGTATGCAAAGGTTAAGAAAAATAGAAATACAACATAGATGTAGGCAGTCACAAGTCACAAGCACGTACATCTCTATAAACGCACACATGCTCTTATAAGCATCTTCGAGAGACTGAGCTGGCGagtcttaagattgactaaatcaccACCACAAGCGTCTGGGTTAAAGAGAAATTGACCAATACAGGTAACCATTCCTACTTATTCAATAGCCACACATTCATGCACTGCAGCAATAGACATTAAAGCCAGTGACGGAGCGTGAATCAAATATTAGGAGGGGCCAAATGAGTGTATATGGCATAGAAAAGGCTAGGATGATTAGAGACACCGGATGATTAGTAGAGCAATTAGCAGATAAGTAAGTGTATTTGGTAAATTTTTCTTTTGGAAGGGGGGCCAGGGCCCGGAATTATCCCCACTACACTCCGCCACTGGTTAAAGCACGCTATCTATTTCTTCTATACCTCGACGTGTGCCTTCCTGTCCATTCGTATTGTATTGTTGGGCGTTTTTGTGGACACATAATTATTTTTTCCGTTGCAACACACAGGCATTTGTGCTAATTCAGATATATGTATGATGTTGTATATATGTTTGATGAAAAAAATGAGCCGATCGAACGAATCAACACCGATGGCCAGATGATCCGACGAACAGAGGCTGAACTCGGTAAGATGTGTGGTCCACGTGGCGAACCCGGTCCACCACGTCACCCTCCCTCTTCTTCCCAGCGAACCAGGACGCGCACACTGCAGATAAGAGAGGCGGGTACACCacacgcgccgccgccgaccaAAACCCTAGCCACGGAGACCCCACCCATGGCGGCCttcaccaccaccgccgcccccTCCGCCTACGCCGCCGCCGCAGTCGCCCGCTCGCCGGCACCGAGCCCCTCGCAGTGGGCACCgccccgccgctcgccgccggccGTCGGGCTCAGGCGAGAggccgcgccgcctcgccgggGAGCCGCGCTCCTGGTGAGTACTCGGTGCATTTGGGCCGCTTCCGTTCGGTCGTGGGATTTTAGTGGGGAATTTTAGTTTGGACCAGATAAAATCTCTGCTTTGCCATGTAAAATCTGAAGCCAAGGGGGAAGCTTTGTGTACTATGTTCAGAGGTCAAGTTCAATCCTAGTAAGAGTAGAATTGGGTGTAGCACTCTAGCAGGACATAGTTTGATGTTAAACATATATTTTCTATGACAGTGGTGGGCCTAGGATGTTAGTTCTGGGAGTGCCACGATTTATTACATATAGTACAACTTATAGACAAAATAAGTTCAATACAGTGGTTCAAGATTTGTGAAAACCACACTATAAATAGTATTATTTTTTCCAAATGTATTCACAATTCGAACAAATAATCCTTCAATAAAATTAAACTGTTAAAAAAATTAAACATTAAGTATATGATATAAACTCTTCTGCCACTCGTCTGTTTTCTTCCTAGGCTGTTAACTTGATGTAGGTGAAGAGCCATCAGTAGCTATGTTATTTTTGGCTAGTCACCTGCTAACATACTCAATGGTGCAACCCTCTTAGACAGTAGCCCTCTACAGACATTATCATAGAAATGAAAAAGAAACATTCTACTCTGTTGTAATTAGTTAATTATCTGCTGCATTTAAAGTATGTCTATTTCTTTTGTTTACTTTTTCTGTTGTTTATATCTTTTCCTATAGGTCAAAGCTAAGAAGGAAACATTTTCTACCTTCGAGGAGTTATTGGAGAAGTCTGAAAAGCCTTTACTGGTCGACTTCTATGCAACTTGGTAAGCGACCGCTAGCAAAGCTAGTGCTCCTGAATGTATATATGGCCTAGTACATCGCTGCTCTATACTAGATATACTGTGAATTATGTCCATTATCATTGTGTTAAACCTTATGGAGCCGAGTTTGGTGGTGGCATGTCCTGTTCCTACTCAGAAAGTACCACCAAGCTCTTAACTGTTTTCTTTAATATTCATCCTGTGGACTCTTAAAGTGCTACCGTATTAGTTTTGCTTTAGTCCAAATATGACTGCCATATGAACACTAAAGTGAATCTTACTAATTTATATGATTTGCGTTTTGTGGCTAATTTCTTTCACATTCTTTGATGAAGAAGTTCATCTTTTCTCCTTCTGACAAAAAAAAAAACGGATACGATCTCGTAGCATGTATAACTCATTACAGTATGGTTGATGATTCAAATTGCATGGCTATGCTCTAGGAAGATTGGCAAATATATACCATTATTCTGTATGTTTgcatttatttttattctttttgtTAGGTGTGGTCCGTGCCAATACATGGTTCCCATACTTCAAGAAGTGCATGAGAAGATGAGTGACAAGATTAACATTGTGAAAATTGATACAGAGAAATATACAAGCATTGCAAATAAGTATAAGATTGAAGCATTACCAACT
The Aegilops tauschii subsp. strangulata cultivar AL8/78 chromosome 3, Aet v6.0, whole genome shotgun sequence genome window above contains:
- the LOC109766055 gene encoding thioredoxin Y, chloroplastic, whose product is MAAFTTTAAPSAYAAAAVARSPAPSPSQWAPPRRSPPAVGLRREAAPPRRGAALLVKAKKETFSTFEELLEKSEKPLLVDFYATWCGPCQYMVPILQEVHEKMSDKINIVKIDTEKYTSIANKYKIEALPTFIIFKDGEPCYRFEGALPADQLILQIESALEAPK